One segment of Rosa chinensis cultivar Old Blush chromosome 6, RchiOBHm-V2, whole genome shotgun sequence DNA contains the following:
- the LOC112170954 gene encoding UPF0496 protein At4g34330, translated as MGGVQAKPERRPVLERKTSFAKNHRIVPINSEPRIFEELMRSYQADCKDDKELQDFDAELSSGAEEVVRSTGLDRFKQCLKYLTHSNEKIVRVILSCKKQIVEAEGVGARMVMTANEQLLDQFLIKETLSTRLVRSIHVSCITDVVLDWEVSKKLNESQKMYHRSAEAVVAKVKSLRDQHRDMLDKLKDRIVKFDRKLELTRTLKKVVNVVFMGMLFGLFVCTIMAAAMAAPPVASALTSHPCITGVVAGGAVGYAFSAVLKEGQHWLLTFIQGYKSTLEAHTGVIKSMEAGTRDAIKELDDIMCHVNKVIAKGNDPVLSNLSSANDEGRVDVVDQEVTSILEKLAEFGKEIEELDEKREQCLRVIETARDKVLGEYGELKSSPVWNTKIKK; from the exons ATGGGCGGTGTTCAAGCAAAGCCAGAGAGACGACCCGTGTTGGAGCGAAAGACATCCTTTGCTAAGAATCATAGGATTGTTCCCATCAATTCCGAGCCAAGAATTTTTGAAGAGTTGATGAGATCGTATCAGGCGGATTGCAAAGATGACAAAGAGTTGCAAGACTTCGACGCAGAACTCAGCTCCGGCGCCGAAGAAGTAGTCCGCAGTACCGGTCTTGATCGGTTCAAGCAATGCCTAAAGTACCTGACGCATTCCAACGAGAAGATTGTGAGGGTAATCTTGTCATGCAAAAAACAGATAGTTGAGGCAGAGGGTGTGGGGGCGAGGATGGTGATGACGGCGAATGAGCAGCTCTTGGATCAATTCTTGATCAAGGA GACTTTATCAACTCGGCTCGTGAGGTCCATTCATGTTTCATGCATTACAGATGTGgtacttgattgggaagtgtCGAAGAAGCTCAACGAGTCTCAGAAGATGTATCACCGTTCTGCGGAAGCAGTTGTTGCCAAGGTGAAATCTCTGCGCGACCAACATAGAGACATGCTTGACAAGTTGAAAGATCGAATTGTGAAGTTTGATAGGAAGCTGGAGCTTACTCGTACTTTAAAGAAGGTCGTAAATGTGGTGTTCATGGGTATGTTGTTTGGTCTGTTTGTTTGCACCATCATGGCGGCGGCTATGGCAGCTCCGCCAGTTGCGTCGGCCTTGACCTCTCATCCATGTATCACCGGAGTTGTTGCTGGTGGTGCCGTTGGTTATGCTTTTTCGGCAGTATTAAAAGAGGGACAACACTGGCTTCTGACTTTTATTCAAGGTTATAAATCAACTCTGGAGGCACATACGGGTGTAATTAAGTCGATGGAAGCCGGAACTAGAGACGCCATTAAAGAGTTGGATGACATCATGTGTCATGTTAATAAGGTCATTGCAAAAGGGAATGATCCAGTGTTGTCCAATTTAAGCTCCGCAAATGATGAGGGAAGAGTGGATGTGGTTGATCAGGAAGTGACGTCTATTCTGGAGAAGCTGGCAGAGTTTGGCAAGGAAATTGAGGAACTGGACGAGAAAAGAGAGCAGTGCCTCCGGGTTATAGAGACTGCAAGGGATAAGGTTCTAGGGGAATATGGCGAATTGAAGAGTAGCCCAGTGTGGAACACGAAGATCAAGAAGTAG